In a single window of the Acidobacteriota bacterium genome:
- a CDS encoding NUDIX hydrolase, with translation MPETIATKKIYDGRIFDVRIDTIREGDAKYDREIISHRGSAVIVPLFDDGTVAMVRQYRHAAKETLLELPAGSLDEGEAPIEGAARELEEEIGYTAEKLEKIAEFYVSPGFLDEKMFVFFAAGLTQTEQRLEIDEIIEVERIPLADAIELVNRGEIHDAKTMLGLLFAARTVAQR, from the coding sequence ATGCCCGAGACAATCGCAACAAAAAAGATCTATGACGGCCGCATTTTTGATGTCCGCATCGACACCATCCGCGAAGGCGACGCGAAATACGACCGCGAGATAATTTCCCACCGCGGCAGCGCCGTGATCGTACCGCTTTTTGACGACGGCACCGTCGCGATGGTCAGACAATACAGGCATGCGGCGAAAGAGACGCTGCTGGAATTACCCGCGGGCTCGCTCGACGAAGGCGAGGCGCCCATCGAAGGTGCCGCCCGAGAACTGGAAGAAGAGATCGGATATACAGCAGAAAAGCTTGAGAAGATCGCGGAATTCTACGTCTCGCCGGGCTTTCTCGATGAAAAGATGTTCGTCTTTTTCGCCGCCGGCCTCACGCAGACCGAGCAGCGGTTGGAGATCGACGAGATCATCGAGGTCGAACGAATTCCGCTCGCCGACGCCATTGAATTGGTTAACCGCGGAGAGATCCACGACGCCAAAACGATGCTCGGCCTGCTCTTTGCCGCAAGAACCGTCGCTCAGCGATGA
- the rpsI gene encoding 30S ribosomal protein S9 produces MADIQYYGTGRRKTSTARVYLRPGSGSITVNKRDFNSYFPNEALQMIIRQPLALTETTEKFDILVNVDGGGSAGQAGAVRHGITRALLEFNSDLRPELKKAGLITRDPRKKERKKYGQKGARKRFQFSKR; encoded by the coding sequence ATGGCAGACATTCAGTATTACGGAACAGGCCGCAGAAAGACCTCGACAGCGAGGGTTTACCTTCGTCCGGGCAGCGGCTCGATCACGGTGAACAAGCGTGATTTCAACTCGTATTTTCCTAATGAGGCGTTGCAGATGATCATTCGTCAGCCGCTCGCTCTTACGGAAACGACGGAAAAGTTCGACATTCTCGTGAATGTTGACGGCGGCGGCTCTGCCGGACAGGCGGGTGCGGTTCGTCACGGCATCACGCGTGCGTTGCTCGAATTCAATTCGGACCTGCGTCCTGAGTTGAAGAAAGCGGGCCTCATCACACGCGACCCGAGAAAGAAGGAACGCAAGAAATACGGACAGAAAGGTGCCCGTAAGCGCTTCCAGTTCTCGAAACGCTAA
- the rpsB gene encoding 30S ribosomal protein S2 has translation MATVTMKELLEAGVHFGHQVRRWNPKMKEYIFGERNGIYIIDLQKTQKLFRDSLNFVTESFSQKPNQKVLFVGTKRQAQDAIKEEAERCGQFYVNNRWLGGLLTNYETVKKSINRLKEIEAMREDGRAEMLTKKERLQLDREHEKLMKNLAGIKDMNGHPDMLFIIDVRKEDIAVKEANKLNIPIVAVVDTNCSPEGIDHVIPGNDDALRAIRLFASRIADAILEGKQIGTEGGVAVAETAETEDESADTAEIGSLTAIPKEFLSEDEVAEIESEDIPDEEPELEESVEETASEVAAEDAPAGETVEEPAAEPVADTEESSEAKAS, from the coding sequence TTGGCAACAGTAACGATGAAAGAACTCCTCGAAGCGGGAGTTCATTTTGGACACCAGGTACGCCGTTGGAACCCGAAGATGAAGGAATACATCTTTGGCGAACGCAACGGCATTTATATTATTGACCTTCAGAAAACGCAGAAGCTTTTCCGCGATTCGCTGAATTTCGTCACGGAATCGTTCTCGCAAAAGCCGAATCAGAAAGTGCTTTTCGTCGGGACAAAGCGTCAGGCTCAGGACGCCATCAAAGAAGAGGCGGAACGCTGCGGACAGTTTTATGTCAACAACCGCTGGCTCGGCGGCCTGCTGACGAACTACGAAACGGTCAAGAAATCCATCAATCGCCTGAAAGAGATAGAAGCGATGCGTGAGGACGGCCGTGCCGAGATGCTCACGAAAAAAGAGCGTCTGCAGCTCGACCGCGAACACGAAAAGCTGATGAAGAACCTTGCGGGTATCAAGGACATGAACGGCCATCCGGACATGCTCTTTATCATCGACGTTCGTAAAGAAGACATTGCGGTCAAAGAGGCTAACAAGCTAAATATCCCGATCGTGGCCGTCGTTGACACAAATTGCTCGCCGGAAGGTATCGACCATGTCATCCCGGGCAACGACGACGCATTACGTGCGATCCGACTGTTCGCTTCGCGCATCGCGGATGCGATCCTTGAAGGCAAGCAGATCGGAACGGAAGGCGGCGTTGCTGTGGCTGAAACCGCAGAGACCGAAGACGAAAGTGCGGATACGGCTGAGATCGGTTCGCTGACAGCTATTCCGAAAGAATTCCTTTCTGAGGATGAGGTCGCCGAGATCGAATCCGAAGATATTCCTGACGAAGAGCCGGAATTGGAAGAGTCGGTGGAGGAAACTGCTTCCGAAGTTGCAGCAGAAGATGCTCCCGCCGGCGAAACGGTCGAAGAACCTGCGGCAGAGCCTGTTGCGGACACAGAGGAATCGAGCGAAGCAAAGGCGAGCTAG
- the tsf gene encoding translation elongation factor Ts: protein MAEITASAVKSLREKTGAGMIDCKNALVEANGDEAAAVEILRKKGIATADKKAGRVTAEGAVGSYIHMGGKVGVLVEINCESDFVARGEEFQQLVKDVAMHIAAASPLYTNRSEVPSDILDKEREILMEQLKNDPKNANKPEDVLAKIIDGRLNKYYEENVLVDQPFVKDPAKTVGELVTEKVASIKENITIRRFTRYKMGEGIEKKQDDFAAEVASMVG from the coding sequence ATGGCGGAAATTACAGCAAGTGCAGTTAAGTCTTTGCGTGAAAAGACAGGTGCAGGAATGATCGATTGCAAGAATGCTCTCGTCGAGGCAAACGGCGACGAGGCGGCAGCCGTCGAGATCCTGCGTAAAAAAGGTATCGCTACGGCGGATAAAAAGGCCGGCCGTGTAACGGCAGAAGGCGCAGTCGGTTCGTACATTCACATGGGCGGAAAGGTCGGCGTTCTGGTCGAGATCAACTGCGAGAGCGACTTTGTCGCTCGCGGCGAAGAATTTCAACAGTTGGTAAAGGACGTTGCCATGCACATTGCAGCGGCGAGCCCTCTTTACACGAATCGTTCGGAAGTCCCTTCGGACATCCTGGACAAAGAGCGGGAGATCCTGATGGAGCAGCTCAAGAACGATCCGAAAAACGCGAACAAGCCCGAAGACGTACTCGCAAAGATCATCGACGGGCGTCTGAACAAGTACTATGAAGAAAATGTTCTTGTCGATCAGCCTTTCGTGAAAGACCCGGCAAAAACCGTCGGCGAACTCGTCACCGAAAAGGTCGCTTCGATCAAGGAAAACATCACGATCCGACGCTTTACCCGCTACAAAATGGGCGAAGGCATCGA
- a CDS encoding phytoene/squalene synthase family protein — MLLDDKNLTAAKADEFLAEGYLECKAITEHYGTSYYFATQFFPRELRNSIYAVYAFARIPDEIVDDPNKGDKEETLAKLNEWRERWLAAMADGGSDDAVLHAIVDTFRRHNITVEDGEAFLKSMFMDEEVFAYDNYEHLEEYMYGSAGVIGIMVTKIVGYSSDEAFPYAIKLGYAFQLTNFLRDIKQDYDELGRIYMPRDEMRRFGLTERDIATQNFDERFVEFMNFQIERNRQIYREALPGIPMLHWRGRMAVRIAYVLYKAILNEIERVNYNIYRGRVRTNFRRKLWLSAKALIGVYE, encoded by the coding sequence ATGTTGCTCGATGACAAGAACCTTACGGCTGCGAAAGCCGACGAATTCCTCGCCGAGGGCTATCTCGAATGCAAGGCCATAACGGAGCATTACGGGACGAGCTACTACTTCGCGACGCAGTTCTTCCCGCGGGAACTGCGGAATTCGATCTACGCCGTCTATGCCTTTGCACGCATTCCCGACGAGATCGTTGACGACCCGAACAAAGGTGATAAAGAAGAGACGCTGGCAAAGCTGAACGAATGGCGGGAACGCTGGCTCGCCGCGATGGCTGACGGCGGCAGCGACGACGCCGTTTTGCACGCCATAGTCGATACGTTCCGGCGTCACAACATCACCGTCGAGGACGGCGAGGCTTTCCTGAAGTCGATGTTTATGGATGAGGAGGTTTTCGCCTATGACAACTACGAGCACCTCGAGGAATACATGTACGGCTCGGCAGGCGTGATCGGCATTATGGTAACGAAGATCGTCGGCTACAGCTCGGACGAAGCCTTTCCCTATGCGATCAAGCTCGGCTACGCGTTCCAACTTACGAACTTCCTCCGCGACATCAAACAGGACTATGACGAGCTCGGCCGCATCTACATGCCGCGTGATGAAATGCGGCGGTTCGGGCTGACCGAACGCGACATCGCGACGCAGAATTTCGATGAGCGGTTCGTCGAATTCATGAATTTTCAGATCGAGCGAAACCGTCAGATATATCGCGAAGCTCTGCCGGGCATACCGATGCTGCATTGGCGGGGACGAATGGCAGTGCGCATCGCGTATGTTCTTTACAAGGCTATCCTGAACGAGATCGAGCGTGTGAACTACAATATCTATCGCGGCCGCGTCAGGACGAACTTCCGTCGAAAGCTGTGGCTATCGG
- the rplM gene encoding 50S ribosomal protein L13 — MSTYFPSGKGLAEDRKWFVVDAKGKTVGRLATEVARILSGKNNPAWTPFMDMGDHCVVINARHAVFTGSKTDQKLYRHHTLYPGGLKEKSVKEMLEQKPERIIELAIKGMLPKTKLGKAMAKKLKVYADAEHRHTAQKPEAIEV; from the coding sequence ATGAGTACTTATTTTCCAAGCGGAAAGGGATTGGCAGAAGATAGAAAGTGGTTTGTCGTTGACGCGAAAGGCAAAACGGTAGGCCGTTTGGCGACCGAGGTCGCACGCATTTTGTCGGGCAAGAACAACCCTGCGTGGACACCGTTCATGGACATGGGCGATCATTGTGTCGTCATAAATGCACGTCACGCCGTTTTCACCGGTTCGAAAACTGATCAAAAGCTTTACCGCCACCACACATTGTATCCGGGCGGCTTGAAAGAAAAGTCCGTCAAGGAAATGCTCGAGCAGAAACCTGAGCGGATCATCGAACTTGCGATCAAAGGCATGTTGCCGAAAACTAAGCTCGGCAAGGCGATGGCAAAGAAATTGAAGGTTTACGCGGATGCCGAACACAGGCACACCGCCCAGAAACCGGAGGCGATCGAAGTTTAG